The stretch of DNA TACTGAGTCCACACAGCTACACACTGTTAATGTACCATAATAAAAGTGTTACACAAAATTATGACATCACTGTGTGGTTATCTTTTGCTCAGATATAATTATCCACATTTCCTTTTATGTCCATgcacttttcaaaaactgtAGTGTGGACAGATGATACATGATACTGTGTATTAATATTGTACCTGTGCTTTCTTTACAGGAAACTAGAGTTGGGCCTCACCTCTCAATTCCAGCTGACACTGAGTCCGTGTTGGAGCAGAGCACTTCCTGTGAGCCCGGTCAGTTTTGTATGAGCTGGGCTGATAGTGTGAAGCCACGTGGCTGTGCCCCACTGAGGCATGAGTGTGGGAAGGGCCCACCACCACAGTTTCGTGTCCAGTGAAGAAGAAGGCCTGAGACTAAGTACCATGCCTGCTGTGGGCAGTTTTGGCAATGGCAAAATTCACACAAGACGTAAATACCATGGGCGGTTTGTCACCAAGACTGGCCAATGCAACATCCATTTCTCaaacatggatgagaagtcaCAGCGGTACATATCTGACATTTTCACAACTTGTGTGGACATCCGCTGGCGATACATGTTCCTGCTGTTCAGCCTGGTGTTTGTGGTGTCCTGGTTAACATTTGGCTTGGCATTCTGGGTCATTGGCCTCCTTCATGGTGACATGGAACATCCTGGATTGGACGACAGTTTTGTTCCTTGTGTCATGCAGGTCAACACCTTTGTGGCAGCTTTCCTGTTCTCTATTGAGACCCAGACAACCATTGGGTACGGTGCTCGTTGTGTGACAGAGGAATGCCCGGCTGCTGTCTTCATGGTGGTCTTTCAGTCCATCATTGGCTGCATCATCGATGCCTTTATGATTGGCGCTATCATGGCCAAGATGGCGAGGCCCAAAAAGCGTGCGCAGACTCTACTGTTTAGCCACAACGCAGTCATCGCTTTGCGTGATGGGAAGCTGTGCCTCATGTTTCGGGTTGCTAATCTAAGGAAGAGCCAAATTGTAGAAGCTCATGTGCGCGCCCAGCTTGTTAAGCCCCGTTACACAGAGGAAGGCGAGTATATCCCCCTGGATCAGATTGACATGAACGTGGGCTATGACAAAGGCACAGACCGCCTCTTCCTGGTTGCACCCCTTACTGTCATACATGAGATTGATGAAGAAAGTCCACTGTTTGGCATCAGTAAGCAAGATCTGGAAATGTCTGATTTTGAGATAGTAATTATACTTGAAGGGCTGGTGGAGGCCACAGCTATGACGACGCAGGCACGCAGCTCTTACCTGTCCTCGGAGATCCTGTGGGGTCACCGCTTTGAGCCTGTCATCTTTGAGGAGAAGAACCAGTACAGGATAGATTATGCCTACtttcacaaaacatttgaagtaCCATCTACCCCCAGATGCAGTGCTaaggaaatggaggagagaaaattcCCAGCATCTGGTGCCAACTCCTTCTGCTATGAGAACGAGCTGGCCTTCATCAGCAGGGATGACGAGGATgagggagatgaagagaaagaggaagacagaaagtaTTCATCAGAACTGGTGAATGAGCCAATCACTCCTAGAGGTGAGCAAATTTCCTCCGGTAGAGAAGCACAGGTTTAACCTTTTAACCCTGTtgcttgttttgcttgtttttgaaTGCAGAGCAATGTAGGTGTCATGTGACGAGCCCTATCACTGTAATTCTACTGACATGAGGACACCACTGAAGACATCAATGCTGCATGTGGAAGACCAGCAGTACCGATCTCCATCATACAAGCAAGACTGAAACTCATCACAGAGAGATGGTCATTGAGTTTTATCgaatgcaaacaaaaactgtcacatTTCAGTTTGCAGATCCTCGAAATAAAGTGCATGACAATAGAATAGTTTTTGTATGAATAttctgagaaatgttttgatCATTCTGATGGGACTTTGTAGGCGCTGTCCACAATCCTCGAATATATGATCTACAACTGACTGTGGAGTGAAATTGACACTTTGCAGATGGTGTTTAGAAAACTAAACCTTGGGAGTATTTCTCCACACTCTGGTAGAAACAGAGGTGCAGCTCAACAGCGGATTTTGATCTTGATGATATAAATTATGTGAACAATAAGACTCTAAATATTCTACATTATATACAATGTCAGTGGAGGACTTGGTTACTTGGCATTTTTGCAACTGATATACGTACATATTGATCTACATGTTACTATGGGAGACACATGAAAAGGTAGAGTTATAACCATCCATCGTAAAATAGGAAGATACAATTATGCATACCAGTACTAAGTGGGAAAACTATCCCTCTCTATCTTTACATTGCATCCATTGGAAAACATTTAACCTGAGCAGATACTGAGTATATAATTTCTTTCTTAACAGTTTACTAGAAACTCTGTGGCTGGAGAGAAAGCAGATCAAATTAGCCCATTTGCTAACCCCTGCTTCCCTTGGTTTGTTGCTATGCCTGTCAAACTTTCCATTGCATAGCACATAATTCACTTTACTCTGATAACAGACGCAGATTTACCACTTGAAATTCCTGCTAATTTCCGAAACAATGGATCCATGAATTCAGACTGTGGTAGACAAAAGCAGGTGCTTCATTTCCAGCCCACGAACCTCAATTTTGTTGGCTATGGTAGTAATTAAGGTATCGTCAGCTtcatgagttggttgaaaagGCCGTCTCCAGCTCACTTTTAGAGTTTGAAGCTGACTCTTTTTTAAAGG from Xiphias gladius isolate SHS-SW01 ecotype Sanya breed wild chromosome 3, ASM1685928v1, whole genome shotgun sequence encodes:
- the kcnj12b gene encoding ATP-sensitive inward rectifier potassium channel 12; this encodes MSVGRAHHHSFVSSEEEGLRLSTMPAVGSFGNGKIHTRRKYHGRFVTKTGQCNIHFSNMDEKSQRYISDIFTTCVDIRWRYMFLLFSLVFVVSWLTFGLAFWVIGLLHGDMEHPGLDDSFVPCVMQVNTFVAAFLFSIETQTTIGYGARCVTEECPAAVFMVVFQSIIGCIIDAFMIGAIMAKMARPKKRAQTLLFSHNAVIALRDGKLCLMFRVANLRKSQIVEAHVRAQLVKPRYTEEGEYIPLDQIDMNVGYDKGTDRLFLVAPLTVIHEIDEESPLFGISKQDLEMSDFEIVIILEGLVEATAMTTQARSSYLSSEILWGHRFEPVIFEEKNQYRIDYAYFHKTFEVPSTPRCSAKEMEERKFPASGANSFCYENELAFISRDDEDEGDEEKEEDRKYSSELVNEPITPRGEQISSGREAQV